Within Spinacia oleracea cultivar Varoflay chromosome 4, BTI_SOV_V1, whole genome shotgun sequence, the genomic segment CTCCTCTCTTCCTCATCCCCTTCCCCGACCACCAGACCACCAAAGCCACCCCTCCTCCTCTCCCCCTTCGCCGACCACCAAAGCTACCCCTCATTCTCTCTTTCGCCGATTTCCGGCTACGACGGAGGTGTTTCGAGCCAGATGCAAATTTAATTAGGGTTgggattaatatttttaattttttgggattttgttTTTACAGAAATACATGTATTTTAGAAAAAGATTTTCaaatattatttatcatttaacaaaaataagaaaatgtatttattgaaataaaaaagataaataaataaaacactaTGTTGCACCTTAGAATTCTCAGATACAACTCACGACTCACGAGAATGGAAAAAGGGATACAAAGATGGATCGTTGACATATCAGAATGGAACCCTTCACCCATCGAATTCTGGTCTGCAGTTTCTGTTCTCCCCAAACATCAACACTCCTCCATTTACAGGTATCACCTCTTCCTTCtccatgttttattttattattaacttTTTACCAAACAAATTCGAGAAACaagtttttgtgtttttgattGAGCTTAATGGTTAATATAAGTATGTGAAAATGAATTGGTGAGAAAGTGTAGTTGTACTTCATTTTTATGTACCGTTAATTCGTTGTTTGAAAAAGGAAAGGTGGAAATTAAATTGATGGTATGATGTGATTCATGTAAATGGTGTGGCTTTTAATTTATGGTTTGTGCTTTGATTAAGATAGATCAGAAAACTTATCAAGATTGCATTTATAGATATGTGAAATTGGAAGACAGGAAGAGGGCATTGGTGAGTAGGCTGCTTCAGTATGCTCTTGTGCACCAAGTGTTGGGAATCCCTTATAATGAGATAGTTATCAGGTCAACTGTCGAAGGCAAGCCCTATGTGGTAAGCTCTCATTTTACTGACTTAAAGTTCTCAATGGATATTTTATATTTATCTTTTCATTTACGTAATGTAGAGGCAACTATTTGACAAATTAGATATTTCTAATGAATGGACCTTCCTCCCTCCTTCCCTCTGGTGGGTAATTGAGTAGTTGTGTTGCTGACATATCGTTAGTGAATATGGTGGGGTTGCCTCTAAGATAAATGTTTTCAAGAGCTACTTTACATGGACTTTCAAGAAGCGCTGAACTCATAAATTGATTACAAGTATACAACTCTGATGCGCCTAGCTATTTTATGCTTTTTTCTACTTTCTAACATCACAGTAGATCATTTATGCTTGCGGTCAAGTACGTGTTACACGGACACCGCAAGGTCAAAGAAGATTGAAAATGATTAGGAAGGGTACCTTTAGTTACAGTGACATTCTGTGTGCTCTATTTGGTAAAGAACCTAACTTTTGATCTGTGTGATATTTTCTTGTTAAACGTGTGAGTAAGTATTCTAAAATGGTTGCATGTACTTCCCTAGATCTATCGAGGAACTTGTCGGCGTATGGCATATTTTTGCGTATAACAGAAGATCTAGTAAATTTTTGAAACTTGTTAGTGGTCTTGCTATTGCGTAAGCCATATAGTCCGTCCTGTAAAGTTGACCTCCAAACAAATCATTCTTGTCCTGTTGATCTAGCGAACAGTGAAAATTAAGGTTTTCTGTTGACCTAGATGCAACATTTATTTAGAATTCCAGTCATTAGGTCAGTACCTCAGTGGCGGTAACAGTTCAAAGTCAGATTTTATGTTTCTGGATTTCTTCCTATAGAGGGATTACTGAAAGTTAATGTAGAGGGAGCTGAGCTGCTAATAAGAAACCAGGCTCTATGCCTTATTAGTTATTAGAGACTGTAGTAACAGTTAGTTAGGTTGTTTTCTAGTCCTACAATTGATAGAATATTCTAGCCGAGCTGAGCTTCTTGCTGTTAATTATACTGCTAGCACGATTCAATAGCTTTGTGACTAGAAcaaattactcattgcttttcaATGTCACTCACTCATCCCTCTGCAGTAGAGTTCTGGCTTCCTTAAAAGGGAGTTAAAATATGCTTCAATAAATGTGATAGTGGCAATTACGCTTTTAAATAAAAGTAGCAGTTCAACATGTTTCGCCACCTAGTATTTGTGTTTCCTATGTTTATGGCACTAGTAAGGCTCTAAGGCATGTGTTAGCTAATGTTTAGGCTTATTTGTTTTGTCTTCAACCTATATAAACGCATCACATGTAATTCATTAAAGTGAACTGTATACAAGTTTGTTTTCTTAGCCATTATTTCTCTgtctttttatttactttgcttaACATCCCAAAACAGaattggtatcaagagccaCTGAGCCAGTGATCTTGTGAGGCTTAAACTTTCCTTTTGAATGTTCATCTTTGTTTCTCTCAATTGAATCAAAAACCTTTTCTCTTTCCATTTCCGTTTTTAACGGCAATAATTATCAATCTTCACCATCAAAGTTAAATCTTATTTGAAAGCTTTCAGTTTATGGGATGTGATTGTGAGTGATTTTGAATCCCACCCCTCTTCCACAAAATCCAACactagcccaaataaaaaaacatgATGAAAAATGGCTAGAAAGCAAGAGAATTTTCGTGTCTACATTCGGCCGTGTCGGAAGAGATTTTCGCAACTATTATGGGTTGTGCCTTGTGAACCTCCTAAAGAAGCATGGGAGAAAATTAAAGAGGACTTTGATGACAACCATCCAACGAAGTTGATGGAAATTTATCCCTAGGGAGAATTTGAGATTTTGGGAATGAAGAAAGGTGAAGGTGTTAAAGAATATGGAAGCCGGTTAATGTCTATTGTCAACCAAATCAAACTACTTGGTGGAGAATTTTCAAGTCACCGACTTGTAGATAAGCTTTTCGTGACTCTTTCGGAAAGGTAAGAACAAATTTCCTCAGTTGAAGAACTAAAGGTCTATCAACATTAACATTTGCGGAGTTGATCAATTCCCTTCATGATGTGGATAAAAGGAGGAACATGAGAAATAAAGATGGTGAAAACAAAGGTTTTATTTATCCTAGTCCTTTTATTGAAAAGgaaaaactgtgaaatgcagCCATTGTCATAAGGATGTTCACGAGGAAAGTAATTGTTGGCACAAGAGTAGCCACAATGCTTAAAATGTCAAAAATTTGTGAATTTAGCGAAGTGGTAGGTTCTAAATGATGTGGAAGCATCTATGGATGGAAGGGCAGGGGGaaattttgttttaaagtcATGGGTGAGAATTGTACAATGGAGAAGTGCTCCAAAAGTCCAAAGTCCAAAGAGTAGATGTTGGTAAGATGTGCATCAACAATGAACATTGAAGGCGGTGAGGCGTGTTTCATATTTCCACCCCATTGCTTCAAAATTCATCGAAATATTCTTGTCCATTTCTACCCCTTCCATCCCAGTTATTCTTGGTCTACCTTGACTTCTTTCGATGTCTCCATTGTCCCAACTCTCCATTTTTCTGGATCATGATGTTTTAGTTGAATTACTGGGATCTGATCAAATCAGTGCAGTGTGTTCTCCATCCTATCCTTGATAGCTGCAAGTTGAAACTCCAACCTTGATGAGCTTTCTCTTCTAGAACTACCACACACCCACTGTTAAGATACGTATTTCAGATTTCCAACCATCAACCCCCTACATATGCAGATGTCAGGTCTTTCTGGGGGTGAGAGAATTTGGGTGGACGTTAGTTTTGGGAAGGCTCAACAAATGATATGCTCCAGAAACGTAGGTCAGGGATGTCCATCTCACCTAGCGTTTGCTTGGTTTCCCGAGTTAATAGTGAGTCTTATTTACATGTTTTCCTTCACTGTGAGATGACTAGGTTTATTACCTTTCCTCAAAAAAGTGGCTTGTTACCTTTGGAGACGTCTCTTTGCGAAGTTAACCCATTTTTACCCCCTTTTCTTCCAAGGTGGAAGTGAAAATCAGATGCCATTAAACCAGCAAGTCACTTGCTAGCCTGATAAAATTTTGTTTGCAGTTGGGCCCAAGAAAAAAGAAGGTAcacaattttcaatttcatgAATAAGTCTTACTACCGATCTTCTTTGAGTAAAGAGGAGGAAGGCATTCTGATATTCATACCTTCTGGATTCTCTTACAAAAAGCCTTTTCtagtaaagaaaataagggaAACCTTTTATAGTAAACCAAATGAGTGAACCATCCAGCATTCACGACAGTTTTGTTTGAGCAGTTCAGTTCATCAAGTGTGGAGATTTTCTATACCATGCTCCACCAACTTAGTGTTCTGTACACTTATGTTAACAAAGTAGGATTCTTGTTGATTAATGAAGTTTATGCGGATTTCTTTCAGTTTatattttgtttctttcttgCTAAAAAAGCTTTTAGTTTCTGTGATTGCATTTGCTTGCAATTGCAATAGTCGCGTAATTGATCTCCCTTTCTTCAGTGTTATTTGAACACTTAACCTGCTCAACTTGATTCTGGCAGGAGCTTTAGTATGAACGTGTGACTAATTTGAGGTCAAAATTTTCACACTTTTTTATTTCTCAGACGATATATGGTGACGTATTATGTTAAGCTATAGCTTCTATTATCCAGCAGATATATTCGACTATCTATAGTAATCTGTGAATGCTTGTTGTTTTCTGCGAATATATCTCTCTTCAAGTTTTCTATGCATAAAGTGATTGCAAGTTTTCAGTGCAAAAAATAAATGCAAGTTTTCAGTGCAAAATATAAATGCAAATTTTTAGTGCAAAAATTGTACGCATGTTTTCAAAGAAAGAATCTGAAAATACATCCTTTGGTTAATGTCTTATGGAGTACTTGTGAGCATTCTCATTCTAGCCTTTCTAATATTTCCTAATGTAGCTGTGCTTTTCAGCACTATGATGAAATGAGACCGGAATTTCCGAATTTCAACTTCAGTGTCAGCCATCATGGTGATTTGGTGGCTATTGCGTCTGAGCCATTCTGCCTTGTGGGTTTGGATATAGTTTCCCATGCATTACCCGTAAAGGAGACTCCCCAACAATTCATCAGCAGTTTCTCATCACATTTTTCAAGTATAGAGTGGGATAAGATAATTAATGCTGGCACCCATTACGATATACTGCAAGAGCTGTACAGGTACTTTTGCttgctttgattttctctttctgAGCCTCTTTTAAAAGGGAAGACATGAGTGTAGATTGAGTATAGTTACTTGTTTGCGAAGATTGTTAGAATCTGGGACTCCCATTTCATTCAGCCACAAGTCCACGTATTGTCAAATTCATAATATCAGCTAAGTgaaatgttattattaatttagaTGTTATACAGTTATCCGTGATTTTAGAGGACATCAAATCTCTGTCAACATGAACAATTCTTTCTAGTTCTTTGCCTTCCACTTTGTATGTGCGCACTGTACCCTTGATTAGAACAATCATTTTCTGGTGCTCTGATTGCTATATGCCATGTAATCTGGTTATTGTCCGGTTACCATCTCAACTAATTCTTACTCACATAATGCCATCTTAATGCATGTCTTCACATTGAATATGGGGAACAAATACAAGGTCAATTCATTTGGTTGAGCTGGTCTTGGATTGAGTACCCTGTTTTCAATTTATTGTAGTGCTGGTTCCGCTACGGGATGGGTCTGTAAAATGGTAAATAATATGGCATTAAAACCATAACCGTATAGCTTATAGTCCTTACCTATAGAGTAATCTTTGTAGGAGTCAGAATTTACAAATACCTACATCACGTAAATTTGTATAAATGATGGAAGAAAGAAAAACAAGGGTTACAACCCAAAAAGTAAATGTTACTCTCGTAATAATGATTCTCTATTTTTATTCTATATTATGCAGAATAAGAATTTTTCTCATTATCAACCTTTCACTAATTTTAACAATTGTTAATAAAGCAAACTAACTATAGCATATTCTAAATTAATGTTTGAATTTCAACACACCCCCTTAAACTTTAATTGTCATTCCAAGCATTTGGCAAGGCttgtagcaaaaggttacaaacAAAAATACGGTATTGATTATGAAGAAGTATTCGCTCCTGTACCTCGTCCAGCTCGTCTAGACACCATGAGAATACTAATTTCATAAGTGGAAGATTTATCAACTTGATGTGAAGTCCACTTTTTTTAATGGAATTCATGAAGAAGAAGTTTATGTTGAACAACCAGAAGGTTTTGtgatcaaagaaaaagaaaataaagtgtATCGTTTGAAAAAGGCACTTTATGGTCTAAAGCAAGCTCCACGAGCTTGGAATACACGTACCGACAGATACTTGATGAAAAATGGTTTTACCAAATGTCCGTACAAACATGCAGGTTATGTGAAAAAGAATGGTGATAATATTCTAGATGTTGATAATCTATTATTCACTGGAAATAGTTAGAATATATTTAATGATTTCAAGGCGGCGATGTTCAAGGAATTTGAAATGACAGATTGTGGGCTATTGAATTTCTTTCTTGGCATAGAGGTAAAGCAATGTGGAGATGGAATTTTTTTTCTAGAAGTTTAAAATTGAGTCGTACCACGAGTACCCCCGTTGCAACACGATTGAAGTTGACAAAAGTTGGAGAGGGGAGATTAATTGATCCAACTTTGTATATGAGTTTAGTAGGAAGTTTGAGATACTCAATCATCACCAGGCAAGGTACCTTAGATTTTCATGGAGACACCTAGAGATTCTCATTGGTGCGCTGCGAAGAGAATAATAAGGTATATTATAGGTACCGTAGATTTTGGAATGTTGTATTCTTATGGAAATGACGCAACATTGTTTGATAATGATTGATCTGGTGATCAAGATGAGAGAAAAAGTACAATAGGGTATGCATTTTATCTAGGTATGCATTTTATCTGTGTTCAACTGATTTTACATGGAGTTCTGAAAAACAACCAGTAATCGCATTATCAAGTTATGAAGCAGAATATATAGCAGCTTCATGTGCAATTTGTGAAGCATTATGGTTAAAAAGTCTCTTACAAGAACTTGGTCATGCTCAAGAAGGAGCTACTACAATATATGTTGACATGTGTCAACAATAAAATCCGGTACAACATGGGAGAAGCAAACATATTGATACAAGGTTTCATTTTCTTCGAGATCATGTTAAGAAAGAAACAATTGCGCTCGAGTAATACAAGGTTTCATTTTCTTCGAGATCAAGTTAAGAAAGAAACAATTGCGCTCGAGTATTGTAATACCACTGCGCAAGTCGCTGATATTTTTGCGAAGCCCCTATCTCATTATATATTCAGAAGATTGAGAGAAATGCTTTGAATGACAATTAATGTTTGAGGGGGTGTGTTGAAATTTAAACTTTAATTTAGATATGCTATAGTTATTTTGCTTTTAATAACAACTGTATTAGTGAAAGGTTGATAAATATAGAGTTTGATTTTCAATGGaagaaaaatatagaataaaaagagaaaatcattACTCCCTCCGAAGTAATAACAATTGTACACAGTTTAATGCGATAAGTAGTAGTGtggttatcaattattatttcattgaaaaagtagatgtgataggagttagtggggtatttttttaattgaatgagagagggtgtggggataaaaaaaaattagtgggaaaacagagacaatataataattgtagggtcattactaatttagaagtgtaacaattaatctgggacagacgaaaaaggaaagtgtaacaactaatctgggacggagggagtattttttttatatttttttttggcaaataatagaAATTTATTACTGACCAAAAGGTAGGCAAAAGCCCAAAAAACCTACAACTCCAACAAAAAacctaaaaaaagaaaaaaaaatcaaagtttaACTCTCCCCACCTTATAGGAAGGGTTGGAGAGAAACCTATCATTTGttttacaactcaaacaactaGCAAATCTCTCATTGCATCCAGTGCTTCTACAAGCAACTCTATAAACAATATTATGCAAAATACTGTGTTGATCATCTTGAACTCCTTGAAAAATTCTTCGATTTCTCTGAATCCAAATCGCATAAATAGCTCCAGTAAAGCACATAGCATGAAGCTGACATGTACTGCTAGTTTTCGTACAAGCTTTAGCAGCTTCTGTAATCTCTGCATCAAAGCGAGAGTATTTCTGTGATCTGTAGAAAAGAAGCTTGCTCCAAATACTAGCAGAAAAAGAACACTCAGAAAACAAGTGTGTTACAGTTTCTGCATTACTGTCACAAAAAACACAAACATCATCCGTATGAATATTCCACAAAGCTATTCTATCCTTTGTCGCTAGCCTGTGAAGAATAGCTAACCAAGTGATAAACGCACTTTTAGGGCTAGCTTTGTTGTTACAAAGTAACAACAATCCCCCTGCATTTGTTGATAAAGTTTTCGGATGGAGAATTTTTCACCAGATAAGAGAGACCGGAAACCACCAGCACCTTGAATACAATCCCTACTTTCCAGTACTTTCTTCATCACCCACGAAACACTAGCTGGTATAGTCATACTCCAGATATCTCTGTCCCGGATATAATAAGCATGGATCCACTTGATCCAAAGTTTGTCTGCTTCATAGTTATAACCATTATTAAGAGAGTAATACTTACTTTATAGGTTGTAACCCTTGTTTTTCTTTCTTCCATCATTTTATACAAGTTTACGTAAGTTAGGAGTTTGTAAATTCTGACTCCTACAAGAATTACTCTCTAGGTAAGGACTATAAGCTATACGGTTATGGTTTTAGTGCCATATTTATTTACCATTTTATGGACCCTTCCCGTAACTCATAGCAAGTTTTTTAAGGTATCCGAGACTATAAAGAAAGTTGCATTAGTagaaataacaataataattacaATAAAATAACACACATAAATAAATTGATTATCCAACAAGTGTTATTATCTCTAAATATAATACACAAGTGTTTACAACACTTATTTTGACTCACACCCCTGACGCACCCCAATTACATACAAGAATTTTTCTCTAAAAGTTCCCTTAAAGCTTCTCTCTCAGctttatgtttttctttttgtttttgggaTACTATTATAGTGTCAGTAGCATGCATATATATGTGTTTTGTTTTT encodes:
- the LOC110793355 gene encoding uncharacterized protein isoform X4 codes for the protein MLHLRILRYNSRLTRMEKGIQRWIVDISEWNPSPIEFWSAVSVLPKHQHSSIYRYVKLEDRKRALVSRLLQYALVHQVLGIPYNEIVIRSTVEGKPYVHYDEMRPEFPNFNFSVSHHGDLVAIASEPFCLVGLDIVSHALPVKETPQQFISSFSSHFSSIEWDKIINAGTHYDILQELYRYWSLKESFVKAIGSGLRYKLDALEFNHVSWTNISVKLLGEELRQWKFWHFELRKRYYEYGPTGYRCEHQLELWYIIVMINSCHSNGNSI
- the LOC110793355 gene encoding uncharacterized protein isoform X1: MLHLRILRYNSRLTRMEKGIQRWIVDISEWNPSPIEFWSAVSVLPKHQHSSIYRYVKLEDRKRALVSRLLQYALVHQVLGIPYNEIVIRSTVEGKPYVHYDEMRPEFPNFNFSVSHHGDLVAIASEPFCLVGLDIVSHALPVKETPQQFISSFSSHFSSIEWDKIINAGTHYDILQELYRYWSLKESFVKAIGSGLRYKLDALEFNHVSWTNISVKLLGEELRQWKFWHFELRKRYYEYGPTGYRCEHQLELWYIIVSITRGSPHMATENFKQTLGQTEYDEDEYSLGFNLPNTSFICRSIEQLIPSEL
- the LOC110793355 gene encoding uncharacterized protein isoform X2, encoding MLHLRILRYNSRLTRMEKGIQRWIVDISEWNPSPIEFWSAVSVLPKHQHSSIYRKRALVSRLLQYALVHQVLGIPYNEIVIRSTVEGKPYVHYDEMRPEFPNFNFSVSHHGDLVAIASEPFCLVGLDIVSHALPVKETPQQFISSFSSHFSSIEWDKIINAGTHYDILQELYRYWSLKESFVKAIGSGLRYKLDALEFNHVSWTNISVKLLGEELRQWKFWHFELRKRYYEYGPTGYRCEHQLELWYIIVSITRGSPHMATENFKQTLGQTEYDEDEYSLGFNLPNTSFICRSIEQLIPSEL
- the LOC110793355 gene encoding uncharacterized protein isoform X3 yields the protein MLHLRILRYNSRLTRMEKGIQRWIVDISEWNPSPIEFWSAVSVLPKHQHSSIYRYVKLEDRKRALVSRLLQYALVHQVLGIPYNEIVIRSTVEGKPYVHYDEMRPEFPNFNFSVSHHGDLVAIASEPFCLVGLDIVSHALPVKETPQQFISSFSSHFSSIEWDKIINAGTHYDILQELYRYWSLKESFVKAIGSGLRYKLDALEFNHVSWTNISVKLLGEELRQWKFWHFELRKRYYVSITRGSPHMATENFKQTLGQTEYDEDEYSLGFNLPNTSFICRSIEQLIPSEL